A stretch of the Eriocheir sinensis breed Jianghai 21 unplaced genomic scaffold, ASM2467909v1 Scaffold433, whole genome shotgun sequence genome encodes the following:
- the LOC126992278 gene encoding dimethyladenosine transferase 1, mitochondrial-like: MPACRPLPSAGSCWLYRLRALKRLSQNFLLDPRLCSKLVRAAGQLRGAHVVEMGPGPGNLTRAVLEQGAARVTVVEKDATFLPAQQVLQEVSGGALEVCLGDARTFNMERVFLASDGPWEGRPPNTHIIGNLPFSVATPLTVCWLEDISLRRNAWATGRTRLTLTYQLEVAQRMAARPGHAQRCRLSLMCQNWCHVKHCFTIPGRAFVPPPDVSVGVVHLTPRAAPPVPLPFPLVEKVARCLFAFRQKYCSRGAGTLFPTRVRDSLADKLFKVADVDPMLRPFQLTMAEFGRLCHTYNAILDRHPTLAKYNHRDPATEVDEDWDDIIPPPPPAAAAAATVSSSP, encoded by the coding sequence ATGCCCGCCTGCCGCCCGCTGCCCTCGGCGGGGAGCTGCTGGCTGTACCGGCTGCGGGCCCTCAAGAGGCTGAGCCAGAACTTCCTGCTGGACCCAAGGCTGTGCAGCAAGCTGGTGCGCGCCGCGGGGCAGCTGCGTGGCGCGCACGTGGTGGAGATGGGCCCTGGCCCTGGCAACCTGACGCGGGCCGTGCTGGAGCAGGGCGCGGCGCGCGTCACGGTGGTGGAGAAAGACGCCACGTTTCTGCCGGCCCAGCAGGTGCTGCAGGAGGTATCTGGGGGGGCCCTGGAGGTGTGTCTGGGAGATGCCAGGACCTTCAACATGGAGCGCGTCTTCCTGGCCTCTGATGGCCCTTGGGAGGGCCGGCCGCCCAACACACACATCATTGGCAACCTGCCGTTCAGCGTGGCCACGCCCCTCACTGTGTGCTGGCTGGAGGACATTAGTCTGCGCAGGAACGCCTGGGCGACCGGCCGCACGCGCCTCACGCTGACCTATCAGCTAGAGGTGGCCCAGCGCATGGCAGCCCGGCCCGGCCATGCCCAGCGGTGTCGCCTGTCCCTCATGTGCCAGAACTGGTGCCACGTCAAGCACTGCTTCACCATCCCTGGCCGCGCCTTTGTGCCTCCACCGGACGTCAGCGTGGGGGTGGTGCACCTCACCCCTCGTGCGGCTCCCCCcgtgcccctccccttccccctggtGGAGAAGGTGGCGCGTTGCCTCTTCGCCTTCCGCCAGAAGTACTGCAGCCGGGGTGCTGGCACACTCTTCCCCACCAGGGTGAGGGACAGCCTGGCGGACAAACTCTTCAAGGTGGCCGACGTGGACCCCATGCTGCGGCCGTTCCAGCTCACCATGGCAGAGTTTGGCCGCCTCTGCCACACCTACAATGCCATCCTGGACAGACACCCAACCCTGGCCAAGTACAACCACCGCGACCCGGCCACTGAGGTCGACGAGGACTGGGATGACATcatacctcctccgcctcctgctgctgctgctgcggccactgtttcttcctctccctga